Proteins found in one Falsirhodobacter algicola genomic segment:
- a CDS encoding NAD(P)/FAD-dependent oxidoreductase: MPGPEPDRVGNSPELPRHADVVVIGGGIAGVCTALELSERGLSVALCEKGHIAGEQSSRNWGWVRLTHRDVRELPLMAESRRLWAGMDARIGGGTGYVQCGATYLCATEAALELEREAIRELAPHGVPAELLSRAEVMAQCPGLALDVVGALHAPYDGRAEPQTAVPAMARALLARGVGIHQDCAVRVVETQAGRVSGVVTERGHIACSAVLVAGGVWSRLFLGNLGIELPQLRTKGSVLRTEPVPDGPEGHLKYRDFAMRRRADGGYTVASALPSRYQLTPDSLRLLRAFAPTLRAEWRNISLGVGPSFLEGLRTPRRWGPAEVSPFEKARVLDPAPDDARIDRALEVVRRAHPAFRHAKVAQKWGGYIDVLPDVVPVISGTEGVKGGIPGLFVSTGFSGHGFGLGTGAGRLAADLITGAAPVVDLTPFRLHRFSDGTRISPKGSVIQR; the protein is encoded by the coding sequence ATGCCCGGACCTGAACCCGACCGCGTGGGCAACAGCCCCGAACTGCCCCGCCATGCCGATGTGGTGGTCATCGGCGGCGGCATCGCCGGGGTCTGCACGGCGCTGGAACTGTCGGAGCGGGGCCTGAGCGTCGCGCTGTGCGAAAAGGGCCATATCGCGGGCGAGCAATCGAGCCGCAACTGGGGCTGGGTCCGCCTGACGCATCGCGATGTCCGCGAACTGCCCCTCATGGCCGAATCCCGCCGCCTCTGGGCGGGGATGGATGCGCGCATCGGCGGCGGCACCGGCTATGTCCAATGCGGGGCGACCTATCTCTGCGCGACCGAGGCCGCGCTGGAGCTTGAGCGCGAGGCCATCCGCGAGCTTGCGCCCCATGGCGTTCCGGCCGAACTGCTGTCGCGCGCCGAGGTGATGGCGCAATGTCCGGGCCTTGCGCTCGATGTGGTGGGGGCGCTGCACGCGCCCTATGACGGGCGGGCCGAACCGCAGACCGCCGTTCCCGCCATGGCCCGCGCCCTTTTGGCGCGCGGTGTCGGCATCCATCAGGATTGTGCCGTGCGCGTGGTGGAAACGCAGGCGGGCCGCGTGTCGGGCGTCGTGACGGAACGAGGGCATATCGCCTGTTCGGCCGTGCTGGTGGCGGGGGGCGTGTGGTCGCGCCTGTTCCTCGGAAATCTGGGGATCGAACTGCCGCAACTGCGCACCAAGGGCAGCGTACTGCGCACCGAGCCGGTGCCGGACGGGCCGGAGGGGCATCTCAAATACCGCGATTTCGCGATGCGGCGGCGGGCGGATGGCGGCTACACCGTCGCCTCGGCGCTGCCCAGCCGCTATCAACTGACGCCCGACAGCTTGCGCCTGCTGCGGGCCTTCGCGCCGACGCTGCGGGCCGAATGGCGCAATATCAGCCTTGGGGTGGGGCCGTCCTTCCTTGAAGGGTTGCGCACCCCACGCCGCTGGGGCCCGGCCGAAGTCAGCCCCTTCGAGAAGGCCCGCGTTCTCGATCCCGCCCCCGACGACGCGCGCATCGACCGCGCGCTGGAGGTGGTCCGCAGGGCCCATCCCGCCTTCCGACATGCGAAGGTGGCGCAGAAATGGGGCGGCTATATCGACGTGCTGCCCGATGTGGTGCCGGTCATCTCGGGCACCGAAGGGGTGAAGGGCGGAATTCCGGGGCTGTTCGTGTCCACCGGATTCTCGGGGCACGGATTCGGCTTGGGCACCGGGGCAGGGCGCCTTGCGGCGGATCTGATCACCGGCGCGGCCCCGGTGGTCGATCTCACGCCCTTCCGCCTGCACCGGTTCAGCGACGGCACACGCATCAGCCCCAAGGGCAGCGTGATCCAGCGTTGA
- a CDS encoding TIGR02300 family protein has product MPKEDWGTKRVCPTTGKRFYDLNRTPIVSPYTGEVVDVESARRKAASAVISRVVNDKDDSNLVEDLDGEDLLEDDAAAETDDDLLEDDSDDNVSLDELADVAGDEDES; this is encoded by the coding sequence ATGCCCAAAGAGGACTGGGGCACGAAGCGGGTTTGCCCCACCACCGGCAAACGCTTCTACGACCTGAACCGCACGCCCATCGTCAGCCCCTACACGGGCGAGGTGGTCGATGTCGAAAGCGCGCGCCGCAAGGCGGCATCGGCCGTCATCAGCCGCGTGGTGAACGACAAGGACGATTCCAATCTGGTCGAGGATCTGGACGGCGAGGACCTGCTGGAGGACGACGCCGCCGCAGAGACCGATGACGACCTGCTGGAAGACGACAGCGACGACAACGTCTCGCTGGACGAACTGGCCGATGTGGCGGGCGACGAGGACGAAAGCTGA